A window from Flavobacterium sp. 83 encodes these proteins:
- a CDS encoding YdeI/OmpD-associated family protein produces MNPKVDDFIGNATKWQTEIIQLRTLLLDCGLTEEFKWRMPCYCFERNNIVLMGSFKEYCTLSFFKGILLQDSRGLLSKPGENSQSMRFFKFINLEEIIEQQSIIKAYIYEAIEIEKAGLKVIFKSNTELELVEELQIALDKNPALKTAFNTLTPGRQRAYNLYFSEAKQSKTRETRIEKYTQRILNGKGINDCTCGLSKKLPNCDGSHKYIRAENK; encoded by the coding sequence ATGAATCCCAAAGTTGATGACTTTATAGGCAATGCCACAAAATGGCAGACAGAAATAATCCAACTGAGAACGCTGCTTCTAGATTGTGGACTAACCGAAGAATTCAAGTGGCGTATGCCTTGTTACTGTTTTGAGAGAAATAATATTGTACTTATGGGCAGTTTTAAGGAATACTGCACACTTAGCTTTTTTAAAGGAATTTTACTCCAAGACAGTCGCGGTCTCCTAAGTAAGCCTGGAGAAAACAGTCAGTCCATGCGTTTTTTTAAGTTTATTAATCTAGAAGAAATCATAGAACAGCAATCGATAATCAAAGCCTATATTTATGAAGCCATTGAAATTGAAAAAGCGGGGCTGAAAGTAATTTTTAAAAGCAATACGGAACTTGAACTGGTGGAAGAATTGCAAATTGCTTTGGACAAAAACCCTGCTTTAAAAACCGCTTTCAATACCTTAACACCCGGCCGACAACGCGCATACAATCTATACTTTTCGGAGGCTAAACAATCCAAAACACGCGAAACCCGAATAGAAAAATACACGCAACGTATTCTTAACGGAAAAGGAATCAACGACTGCACCTGTGGATTGTCTAAAAAATTGCCCAACTGTGACGGTTCACACAAATACATTCGAGCAGAAAATAAATGA
- a CDS encoding ABC transporter substrate-binding protein, which produces MKTLTDQLGTSHSFETSPKRIISLVPSQTELLYDLGLEDRIVGITKFCVHPYHFKATKKIVGGTKKVHFEKIRLLKPDIIICNKEENTQEIVDELRKICPVWVTDIITIEDNFQMITNFGQLFNCRIEAQKWNDKLAFALSDFKNFIQDKPVKKAAYFIWKNPFMVAGSNNFINELLKLNHFQNIYDKNPETLGRYPEIELKKMRLEGDPDLVFLSSEPYPFQEEDAFEIGRFTHHAKTIFVDGEMFSWYGSRLLKAFDYFKKIHQKL; this is translated from the coding sequence ATGAAAACTCTTACTGATCAACTCGGGACTTCCCATTCTTTTGAAACATCACCTAAACGTATTATTTCGTTAGTTCCTTCACAAACGGAATTATTGTATGATTTAGGCTTGGAAGACCGAATTGTTGGGATTACTAAATTCTGTGTGCATCCGTATCATTTTAAAGCAACCAAGAAAATAGTTGGCGGTACCAAAAAAGTGCATTTTGAGAAAATCAGATTGTTAAAACCGGATATTATCATTTGTAATAAAGAGGAAAATACGCAAGAAATTGTTGATGAACTTCGTAAAATTTGTCCGGTTTGGGTGACGGACATCATCACGATTGAAGATAATTTTCAAATGATAACTAATTTTGGGCAGCTTTTCAATTGCAGAATTGAGGCCCAGAAATGGAACGACAAATTGGCTTTTGCCTTGAGCGATTTTAAAAATTTCATCCAAGATAAGCCCGTTAAAAAAGCAGCCTATTTTATTTGGAAAAACCCTTTTATGGTTGCTGGTTCGAATAATTTCATCAATGAATTACTAAAATTGAACCACTTTCAGAATATCTACGATAAAAATCCCGAGACTTTGGGGCGTTATCCAGAAATCGAACTCAAAAAAATGCGTTTGGAAGGTGATCCGGATTTGGTTTTTCTATCCTCAGAACCCTATCCTTTCCAGGAAGAAGATGCTTTTGAAATAGGACGTTTTACGCATCATGCAAAAACTATTTTTGTGGATGGTGAAATGTTTTCTTGGTATGGAAGTCGCTTGCTAAAAGCGTTTGATTATTTTAAAAAAATACATCAAAAATTATAG
- a CDS encoding DUF5723 family protein yields MKKTVLVIAFLASLATAKAQSYLGYYHDNYAGVQGVLFNPASIVDSHFKTDVNLLSFSSSISNDMYGVKLFDALKNGYDFDTQSKKSFTNANKVNMNVDVMGPSFMFNITPKQSLAIFTRARSIVNIIDINGNLVNELSKDNKNNFDYSLGSPNAVGNSWGEVGIAYAAVLYQSGEHFLKGGITAKYLQGVANYHFQGNSIQLKYEENTLFPNQSQYISSGTAIYGTSQDFATNSKIDIDSKSNGFGIDLGLVYEWRPDYNASVKDNNDLNKYKFRFGLALTDLGSMKYDKGMRNNYNLNNRITQDDFDNADNLDQFLKDNYSATVVNSAIKSKLPTAVHADVDWNIHNKFYANLNGDFSVVSKVKLNQSSIANRVSLTPRYESKWFSFFMPISYMDVNKQTQVGVGLRTGVFFIGSGSILSNVVSSDSRATDFYLGFKIPVYK; encoded by the coding sequence ATGAAAAAAACAGTTTTAGTAATTGCTTTTTTGGCAAGTTTAGCAACAGCAAAAGCACAATCTTATTTGGGGTATTATCATGACAATTATGCGGGTGTACAAGGAGTTTTATTTAATCCGGCATCTATAGTTGATTCGCATTTTAAAACAGATGTTAATTTACTGTCATTTAGTTCTTCTATAAGTAACGATATGTATGGTGTGAAATTATTTGATGCTTTAAAAAACGGTTATGATTTTGATACTCAGTCAAAAAAATCATTTACTAATGCGAACAAAGTAAATATGAATGTGGATGTAATGGGACCTTCATTTATGTTCAATATTACTCCAAAACAGTCTTTGGCTATTTTTACAAGAGCAAGATCGATTGTTAATATTATAGATATCAATGGTAATCTTGTTAATGAACTGTCTAAGGACAATAAAAATAATTTTGATTATAGTTTAGGAAGTCCTAATGCAGTTGGAAATTCATGGGGAGAGGTAGGAATAGCTTATGCGGCTGTTTTATATCAAAGTGGGGAACATTTTTTGAAAGGTGGTATTACTGCAAAATATTTACAAGGAGTTGCTAATTATCACTTTCAAGGGAATAGTATACAATTGAAATATGAGGAAAATACATTATTTCCTAATCAGAGTCAATATATAAGTTCTGGGACTGCAATTTATGGTACTAGCCAAGATTTTGCAACAAATTCAAAAATAGACATTGATTCTAAATCTAATGGTTTTGGTATTGATTTAGGGCTAGTTTACGAGTGGAGGCCGGATTATAATGCTTCCGTAAAAGATAATAATGATTTAAATAAATATAAATTTCGTTTTGGATTAGCGCTTACGGATCTTGGTTCTATGAAATATGACAAAGGGATGCGTAATAATTATAATTTAAATAATAGAATTACTCAAGATGATTTTGATAACGCAGATAATTTAGATCAGTTTTTAAAAGATAATTATAGTGCTACAGTGGTGAATAGTGCCATAAAATCAAAATTACCTACAGCCGTTCATGCTGATGTTGATTGGAATATTCACAACAAGTTTTATGCAAACTTAAATGGAGATTTTAGTGTTGTTTCTAAAGTAAAATTAAATCAAAGTAGTATTGCTAATCGAGTGAGTTTGACTCCTCGTTATGAGTCTAAATGGTTTAGTTTCTTTATGCCTATTTCTTATATGGATGTCAATAAACAAACTCAGGTAGGTGTTGGTTTGCGTACAGGAGTATTTTTTATTGGTTCAGGTTCTATTTTGTCTAATGTGGTTTCAAGTGATTCAAGAGCTACAGATTTTTATTTAGGGTTTAAAATTCCTGTATATAAATAG
- a CDS encoding Abi family protein, translated as MANKAPKTVEEQIALLKERGMLFRNEANAPHFLKNISYYRLKGYWWEMQSDKVEHLFNDYSYFEEVINLYNFDRHLRLLMFDTIERIEVALRTKLIYQLSLSYGPLCYIDYTIFSDKTKQKSITDHLNIEISRSKEQFILEHNKNHKNELPEAWKALEVASLGTLSKLYKNLAHQLPEKSKIAIEFGFNSHKDFSSFLEATTVIRNVIAHHSRLWNNNITTKYSWPKNLKNQPITYIPNENQRAKLFSLLSLTLYTIDCISPGNSIKDKFFKLVNEYPNVPVHKMGFPVNWRTQPIWVQ; from the coding sequence ATGGCGAACAAAGCACCTAAAACTGTAGAGGAACAAATTGCACTCTTAAAAGAAAGAGGAATGCTATTCCGTAACGAAGCCAATGCACCACATTTCCTGAAAAACATTAGTTATTATCGCCTAAAAGGATATTGGTGGGAAATGCAATCTGACAAAGTAGAGCATCTATTTAACGACTACAGTTACTTTGAAGAGGTCATAAATTTATACAATTTCGATAGACATTTAAGACTATTAATGTTTGATACAATAGAAAGAATTGAAGTGGCTTTAAGAACCAAATTAATTTACCAGCTTTCGCTTTCTTATGGACCGTTATGCTATATAGATTATACTATTTTTTCAGATAAAACAAAACAAAAATCAATTACAGATCATTTAAATATAGAGATCTCCAGAAGTAAAGAACAGTTTATTTTAGAACACAATAAAAATCATAAAAACGAACTTCCGGAAGCGTGGAAGGCTTTAGAAGTAGCATCGCTCGGCACACTTTCAAAGCTATACAAAAACTTGGCTCATCAATTACCTGAAAAATCTAAGATTGCAATAGAATTTGGTTTTAATTCACACAAAGATTTTTCTAGTTTTCTTGAAGCGACAACAGTAATCAGAAATGTAATAGCACATCATTCCAGATTATGGAATAATAATATTACAACAAAATATTCATGGCCTAAAAACCTAAAAAATCAACCGATAACCTACATTCCGAACGAAAATCAAAGAGCAAAACTATTCTCTTTACTTTCTCTTACATTATATACGATTGATTGTATAAGTCCGGGGAATTCCATAAAAGACAAATTCTTCAAATTGGTAAATGAATATCCAAACGTTCCGGTACACAAAATGGGGTTCCCTGTAAATTGGCGAACGCAACCAATATGGGTGCAATAG
- the prfA gene encoding peptide chain release factor 1, with product MLDRLQIVKQRFDEISDLIIQPDVISDQKRYVQLNQEYKSLKALAEKRDEYVLIMANIEEANEIIADNSDADMTEMAKMQLEEAKERLPELEDEIKFMLIPKDPEDAKNVMVEIRAGTGGDEASIFAGDLFRMYTKYCENRGWRTSVVDMNEGTSGGFKEVIFEVTGEDVYGTLKFEAGVHRVQRVPQTETQGRVHTSAATVMVLPEAEEFDVQIDMNDVRVDFFCSSGPGGQSVNTTKSAVRLTHIPTGLVAQCQDQKSQHKNKDKAFGVLRSRLYEQELAKKQAEDATTRTSQVSSGDRSAKIRTYNYAQGRVTDHRVGLTLYDLGNIMNGDIQKIVDELALVNNMEKLKEASEVF from the coding sequence ATGTTAGATAGACTTCAAATAGTAAAACAACGTTTCGATGAGATTTCGGATTTGATTATTCAGCCGGATGTGATCTCGGATCAGAAGCGTTATGTGCAATTGAATCAAGAGTACAAAAGTTTAAAAGCTTTGGCTGAAAAGCGCGATGAATACGTGCTGATTATGGCAAATATTGAAGAAGCAAACGAAATAATAGCCGATAACAGTGATGCGGATATGACCGAAATGGCCAAGATGCAACTGGAAGAAGCAAAGGAAAGATTACCGGAACTGGAGGATGAAATCAAATTTATGTTGATTCCTAAAGATCCCGAAGATGCTAAAAATGTTATGGTGGAGATTCGAGCCGGAACGGGTGGGGATGAAGCGAGTATTTTTGCAGGGGATTTATTCCGTATGTACACGAAATATTGTGAGAACCGCGGTTGGAGAACATCTGTTGTGGATATGAATGAAGGAACTTCGGGTGGATTTAAAGAGGTGATTTTTGAAGTTACCGGTGAGGATGTTTACGGAACCTTGAAGTTTGAAGCGGGAGTTCACCGCGTGCAACGTGTACCGCAAACAGAAACGCAAGGACGTGTTCATACATCAGCAGCGACTGTTATGGTATTGCCTGAAGCAGAGGAATTTGATGTACAAATTGATATGAATGATGTACGTGTGGATTTCTTTTGTTCTTCAGGACCTGGTGGACAATCAGTAAATACAACCAAATCAGCGGTTCGTTTGACACATATTCCAACTGGATTAGTGGCACAATGTCAAGATCAAAAATCACAACATAAGAATAAAGATAAAGCTTTTGGCGTATTGCGTTCTCGTTTATACGAACAAGAATTAGCCAAAAAACAAGCCGAAGATGCGACTACACGTACATCTCAAGTCAGTTCAGGTGACCGTTCTGCAAAAATTCGTACTTACAATTACGCACAAGGTCGTGTAACAGATCACCGTGTAGGATTGACGTTGTATGATTTGGGAAATATCATGAATGGTGATATCCAGAAAATTGTTGACGAGTTAGCTTTGGTTAACAACATGGAGAAATTGAAAGAAGCAAGCGAGGTTTTCTAA
- a CDS encoding toll/interleukin-1 receptor domain-containing protein, with protein sequence MTENRRKVFISYSWDNSEHQEWVLSLAKDLMNKFGIQVILDQFELSAGKDLTYFMESSIENADKVLIILTPNYKIKAEDRKSGVGYETSMITQEIFESSITKIKFIPILRVGDSKSSSPKFLKSKFTIL encoded by the coding sequence ATGACAGAAAATAGAAGAAAAGTATTTATATCGTATTCTTGGGATAATTCTGAACACCAAGAATGGGTTTTAAGTCTAGCCAAAGATTTAATGAACAAGTTTGGAATACAAGTAATTTTAGACCAGTTTGAACTTAGTGCTGGTAAAGACTTGACATATTTTATGGAAAGTTCTATTGAAAATGCTGATAAAGTCTTAATTATACTAACACCAAATTATAAAATAAAAGCTGAAGATAGAAAAAGTGGAGTTGGTTACGAAACTTCAATGATAACGCAAGAAATTTTTGAATCATCAATTACAAAAATTAAATTCATTCCGATTCTTAGGGTTGGTGATTCTAAAAGTAGTTCACCAAAATTTCTTAAATCAAAGTTTACCATCCTATGA
- the pyrF gene encoding orotidine-5'-phosphate decarboxylase, giving the protein MTTEQLIDQIKIKKSFLAVGLDVDLNKIPQHLLKLEDPIFEFNKAIIDATHDLAVAYKPNTAFYEAYGIKGWMSLQKTINYINENYPDIFTIADAKRGDIGNTSSMYAKAFFEDLNFDSVTVAPYMGKDSVEPFLAFENKHTIMLALTSNEGAFDFQTLNVDGKELYKQVLETSKFWKNSENLMYVVGATKAEYFTEIRKIVPDSFLLVPGVGAQGGSLSEVCKYGMNDTVGLLINSSRAIIYASNGTDFVEKARAEALSMQQEMEAIISLKFEF; this is encoded by the coding sequence ATGACAACAGAACAACTAATAGACCAAATTAAAATTAAAAAATCTTTTTTAGCAGTAGGACTAGATGTCGATTTAAATAAAATCCCACAGCACTTATTAAAACTGGAAGATCCCATTTTTGAATTCAATAAGGCGATAATCGATGCAACTCATGATTTAGCCGTGGCTTACAAACCAAATACTGCTTTTTACGAAGCATACGGAATAAAAGGTTGGATGTCGTTGCAGAAAACAATCAATTACATCAACGAAAACTATCCGGATATCTTCACCATCGCCGATGCAAAAAGAGGAGATATTGGGAATACATCTTCGATGTATGCCAAAGCTTTTTTTGAAGATTTGAATTTCGATAGCGTTACCGTTGCTCCTTATATGGGGAAAGATTCAGTGGAGCCATTTTTAGCGTTTGAAAATAAACATACTATTATGCTAGCTTTGACTTCGAATGAAGGTGCGTTCGATTTTCAGACATTGAATGTAGACGGAAAAGAATTGTACAAACAAGTATTGGAAACGTCTAAATTCTGGAAAAATAGTGAAAATTTGATGTATGTAGTTGGTGCCACCAAAGCCGAATATTTTACTGAAATTCGTAAAATTGTTCCTGATAGTTTCTTATTGGTTCCTGGAGTAGGAGCACAAGGCGGAAGTTTGTCTGAAGTTTGCAAATACGGTATGAACGACACTGTTGGATTATTGATTAATTCTTCAAGAGCCATTATTTATGCTTCAAACGGAACTGATTTTGTTGAAAAAGCAAGAGCCGAAGCGTTAAGTATGCAACAAGAAATGGAAGCAATTATTAGTTTGAAGTTTGAATTTTAA
- a CDS encoding DUF6265 family protein — protein MFQKTIFILLLLVIVSCKKSDANEKDKIKAARWLLGNWESNSADGNLSETWKKVNDSTFQAESYFIKEKDTLHFENITLKQKGEELTYNAAVKGQNEDKPVTFKLTTATEKQLVFENPKHDYPQKIIYTLITPDSLVAKISGIQQGKPSSEQFSMKKIK, from the coding sequence ATGTTTCAAAAAACAATTTTTATACTGCTTTTGCTAGTCATTGTTTCCTGTAAAAAATCGGATGCAAATGAAAAAGATAAAATCAAAGCAGCACGCTGGCTGCTAGGCAACTGGGAAAGTAATTCAGCCGATGGAAATCTTTCCGAAACTTGGAAAAAAGTAAATGACAGCACCTTTCAAGCAGAGTCGTATTTTATAAAAGAAAAAGACACCTTGCATTTTGAAAACATAACATTAAAACAAAAAGGAGAAGAATTGACTTATAATGCAGCCGTTAAGGGACAAAATGAAGACAAGCCGGTTACTTTCAAATTAACAACGGCAACCGAGAAACAATTGGTTTTTGAAAATCCAAAACATGATTATCCTCAAAAAATAATTTATACTCTAATTACTCCAGACAGTTTAGTGGCAAAAATTTCGGGAATCCAACAGGGAAAACCGAGCTCTGAACAGTTTTCTATGAAGAAAATCAAATAA
- a CDS encoding DNA topoisomerase 3 codes for MKVCIAEKPSVAREIASVLGANTKHDGYFEGNGYQVTYTFGHLCTLKEPNDYKPHWKSWDLNNLPMLPEKFETKVVENSGIQKQFRIIKSLFDKADLVINCGDAGQEGELIQRWVMNEANYKGEVKRLWISSLTTEAIKEGFENLKPSTNYDNLYYAGFSRAIGDWLLGMNATRLYTVKHGGYKQVLSIGRVQTPTLAMVVDRFKEIENFKPQPYWELQTLYRETLFSYEEGRFLKKEDGELLANKVKESEFEIVSVEKKNGNEFAPKLFDLTGLQVYCNTKFGFTADETLKIVQTLYEQKVVTYPRVDTTFLPNDIYPKVPGILKNLTNYAALTQPLLEKKIKKSPKVFNDKKVTDHHAIIPTGIQSNLQYNQQQVYDIITKRFIAVFYDDCLVANTTVVGKAADVLFKTTGKEILKKGFRVVFDASTALSTNAKEKEADILPSFVVGEKGPHEPSFLEKETKPPNQFTEATLLRAMETAGKQVDDEDLRELMKENGIGRPSTRANIIETLFRRQYIVRNKKQVLPTPTGIQLIDTIQNDLVKSAELTGSWEKQLKDIEKGTFTAGSFIKNMKHMVETLVYEVRSETRRANISHAGSVQKEVAKVEKKKAAGILAEACPKCKKGTLIKGKSAYGCADYKAGCTFLLPYTFEEKKISENQYLRLLQKGSTVNLKDFKTDAGIVEGLLRFDENFKLKLEPKKTLVKAVPDELSCPKCKKGTVLKGNTAYGCSNYKSGCDFKVTFEMVRAKLKDQKPTKELVYSILKESI; via the coding sequence ATGAAGGTCTGTATTGCCGAGAAACCCAGTGTAGCAAGAGAAATCGCATCCGTTTTGGGAGCCAATACCAAGCATGATGGCTATTTTGAAGGCAATGGTTATCAGGTAACGTACACTTTTGGGCATTTATGCACCTTGAAAGAACCGAATGATTACAAACCGCACTGGAAAAGTTGGGACCTCAACAACTTACCTATGCTTCCTGAGAAATTTGAGACCAAAGTGGTGGAGAATTCAGGGATCCAAAAGCAATTCAGAATCATAAAAAGCTTGTTTGACAAAGCCGATTTGGTCATCAACTGCGGGGATGCCGGGCAAGAGGGGGAACTCATTCAGCGGTGGGTGATGAACGAAGCCAATTATAAAGGCGAGGTAAAACGCTTGTGGATTTCGTCCTTGACCACCGAAGCTATCAAAGAAGGTTTTGAGAACTTGAAACCATCTACCAACTACGATAATTTATACTACGCCGGATTTTCCAGAGCTATTGGCGACTGGTTACTCGGTATGAATGCCACGCGTTTGTACACTGTAAAACATGGGGGATACAAACAAGTTTTGTCTATTGGAAGGGTGCAAACCCCAACATTGGCAATGGTCGTGGACCGATTCAAAGAAATTGAGAATTTTAAACCGCAACCGTATTGGGAGTTGCAAACTTTATATCGAGAAACGCTTTTCAGCTATGAGGAAGGGCGCTTTTTGAAAAAGGAAGATGGTGAACTATTGGCCAATAAAGTCAAGGAAAGTGAGTTCGAAATTGTTTCTGTCGAAAAAAAGAATGGCAATGAGTTTGCACCAAAACTGTTTGATTTAACAGGATTACAAGTGTATTGCAATACCAAATTTGGTTTTACGGCAGATGAAACGCTTAAAATCGTTCAGACTTTATACGAGCAAAAAGTAGTTACGTATCCGAGAGTTGACACCACGTTTTTACCCAATGATATTTATCCAAAAGTACCGGGAATCCTGAAAAATCTGACCAATTATGCGGCTTTGACACAACCGCTTTTGGAAAAAAAGATAAAAAAATCGCCTAAAGTTTTCAACGATAAAAAAGTAACGGATCACCACGCCATAATTCCAACGGGGATTCAAAGCAATTTGCAATACAATCAGCAACAAGTGTATGATATTATTACAAAGCGGTTTATTGCGGTGTTTTATGATGATTGTTTGGTTGCCAATACTACCGTAGTCGGTAAAGCTGCCGATGTTTTATTTAAAACCACCGGAAAAGAGATTTTAAAAAAAGGATTTCGAGTTGTTTTTGATGCTTCGACTGCGCTCAGCACAAACGCTAAAGAAAAAGAAGCCGATATCTTACCGAGTTTTGTTGTAGGCGAAAAAGGACCGCACGAACCTTCGTTTTTGGAAAAGGAAACCAAACCGCCGAATCAGTTTACCGAAGCGACTTTATTACGTGCTATGGAAACCGCCGGCAAACAAGTCGATGATGAAGATTTACGCGAATTGATGAAAGAAAACGGTATTGGTCGCCCGTCAACGCGAGCCAACATTATTGAAACGCTTTTTAGACGCCAATACATCGTAAGAAACAAAAAACAGGTTTTACCAACGCCAACGGGAATTCAACTGATTGATACGATACAGAATGATTTGGTGAAGTCGGCAGAATTGACCGGTTCTTGGGAAAAGCAGTTGAAAGATATTGAAAAAGGGACTTTTACCGCGGGTTCTTTCATCAAGAATATGAAACACATGGTCGAAACTTTGGTGTACGAAGTCCGTAGCGAAACGAGACGCGCCAATATTTCGCATGCAGGAAGTGTTCAAAAAGAAGTAGCTAAGGTAGAGAAAAAGAAAGCAGCTGGAATTTTGGCGGAAGCCTGTCCGAAATGTAAAAAAGGAACACTCATCAAGGGAAAATCTGCTTATGGTTGTGCCGATTATAAAGCAGGTTGCACATTTCTCTTACCCTATACTTTTGAAGAGAAAAAAATATCCGAAAACCAATACCTTCGATTGCTCCAAAAAGGATCTACGGTAAATTTAAAAGACTTTAAAACCGATGCGGGTATTGTCGAAGGTTTATTGCGTTTTGATGAAAATTTCAAACTCAAGCTGGAACCTAAGAAAACCTTGGTGAAAGCTGTGCCTGACGAATTAAGCTGCCCAAAATGTAAAAAAGGAACCGTTCTCAAGGGAAACACAGCTTATGGTTGCAGCAATTACAAATCAGGATGTGATTTCAAAGTCACTTTTGAAATGGTCAGAGCAAAACTAAAAGATCAAAAACCTACGAAAGAACTGGTTTATTCTATTTTGAAAGAAAGTATTTAA